One window of the Macaca thibetana thibetana isolate TM-01 chromosome 1, ASM2454274v1, whole genome shotgun sequence genome contains the following:
- the IGFN1 gene encoding immunoglobulin-like and fibronectin type III domain-containing protein 1 isoform X5, whose translation MAGKFRKSHIPGVSIWQLVEEIPEGCSTPDFEQKPVTLALPEGKNAIFRAVVCGEPRPEVHWQNSKGDLSDSSKYKISSSPGSKEHVLQINKLTGEDTDLYRCTAVNMYGEATCSARLTVIEVGFRKNRKRHKEPQEDLRKELMDFRKLLKKRAPPAPEKKIDLEQVWQLLMTADRKDYEQICMKYGIVDYRGMLRKLQEMKKEQEDKMAQYINAISSLRHIRVTKDGIAKFDLELDLKDSQSKIYLYKDGEMIPYGFNNQTKHCLRRLGKRYEFQIQDLRPEDSGIYQVKVKDAVVFSTELEASAIPPRVVVPLAETHCEEHGDAVFECTFSSPCPSAAWHFRHRLLHPSDKYEVFVSPDGLTHRLVVRGAHFSDMGPYSLGTGLYTSSAWLVVEAGKDKDLQSTSADHQLQRQGAQASGAEESGSINSQGEKFREQDPSGGSLEGAGMASGFQHIASPDRDGLGRHGYSLMEDKGAAVSAWGPGQEGEGFLEAEGSGVTLPRESQSGREGGWAESLAERPYLQGGSSESGLGLPEKRQQDHGRDSNGDECWRTAGGWEAGSSPLQAGGLGSSREGKEHRGDSGRQLDRHAPEQLWDAQLRPGRGKSDMQGYQSDPVGSWPRGKQIKISQGDSLAEMDRGDAPSRERRRGVVVWGSGTGLGEAGDSNGAGGPGTLEFTGGRGSGSKAGMGPESWDSQGGRDTDSGEAWGYWGSGEFLGQTLGDKDFQEPSISGGRKFRLGDGSPEIKAEDSLQEADGLCRGESVVGGSVYKTGPGGPGDPRGCEGGLQKLRGRDDQERAWASGEIGDDPRSFQSSQEWTAGHRAAGSVGRIESKGTSPWDDTPSSLRKTGAHYGSGVLGPSGGQEGMGGTQVAGLTESGQGVDARSRGLSRSPGLGAQGSGGILGDTEGLRGPGSIGSEPDFWNGSGSSRVKGPRGYKDDLEGPGRMESRYEGGLGYSRGIGPKSGAGYSYGSGVPGEMGSGHGAGCRVSPRAPAGMESEEGGAYRNGSGVPGGVWSGNEESGPAGGGSGRIASLKNGSGGPDGAPVDDIRNWASARQGGMGPRGGHHSDGGLGSPEMTGSVGRGGLKAPGVVETVGMGCVEAEPESSGRIRPWSQTGFRASEALGAFGEGGYEDGSGGPEAMEPGPLRAGSKVGEGDGTRCPGARACGAGARYRDDPRHPEALAPHTGAASESQWAYGAGNVLGYEDGSELPGPQGTGVRTAYGGGSRGLGPRSTGPGGEAGFRESSGDLQGMGSADGPGCRKGIGGSGEMGSVDKEGYREDLGTPENTGSGSKAAYRDGVGGSGAMGSTDEADYRRDLGAPEGISSGSKADYRGGLQGSKEMGSESNADYRGGLKGSREMGPMDEADYRKDLGVPEGMGADYRGGLRGPGEMGSVDESGHRNGTGGYGEMGLGYREDVGAPEGMGTGSKAGYSDGLRGSGEMRSMDEAGYRKNLGAPEGMDSGSKAGYRGGLRGSGKMGLIDESGSRKDLGVPKGVGSGSKEGFRDGLGGSGKMPSVDEAGYRKDLGVSEGVGSGSKAGFRDGLGGSGEMGSVDEAGYRKDLGAPEGMGTGSKAGYRGGLRGSGKMGLIDESGSRKDLGVPKGVGSGSKEGFRDGLGGSGKMGSVDEAGYRKDLGVSEGMDSGSKAGYRGGLRGSGKIGLIDEAGSRKDLGVSEEVGSGSKEGFRDGLGGSGEMGSVDEAGYRKDLGAPKGVGSGSKEGFRDGLGGSGEMGSVDEAGYRKDLGAPEGMDSGSYTDYRNGLGSSGKISSGGEAGYKNVLGGSGRIPLGSEAGSRGSLEDSGYILSRSEAGCGQGFGGTGGMGSGSEVSYRGGSGGSGEMGPEGEMGYGGGSGRLGVPGSLAGIGHEAGPRGHKAMGHRSGYWVASEGGTSCKDGPERARETGLVDGAGPGVEPGMAGMLGTAGGMAQRDSPRGPGVLGSQGGPQTLSDERGSTKDLGGYGTSGIPEALEAAGDEGKPDVKEWQDSSGTPGSFRDRGAPRAKDRSPDQAGIMGSSGFLDGKGAVEGETWAGMAALGSGHEQDIWKAGPGMTDRGRVAGQGRLASQAGGDSLLGGRRIGSRSSAGTGQDLDSSSMPGERGKSTSGPADGLGMSNAWAPDWENQGFSRGSVGAGKQPAGSRASGSLQEKDAAFGGIHEGPGGLKGREGAPGQEVAGGCRSPWSLDSKGSSRGRGSSGGAEDSGILGKGNSTERGNAVIPKPGESGPQGAWNGLDGPFGRRASGDRSGGTQDLSSQLGKGQRGGKRSLGEQGSLEAEDGEVQDPGALKEDEVQGVEEAGRSGRRPGSLRSRSQAQSGAEVGGGKRRGVDEAGSMGWQSMGENRGCLEEMLSEDQSREPPSHLGSRRGGKDDSLDIYGERRDATQSSTSRYKPGTGSFSKEARGHFSQGLADMKVQQGEAATLSCILTSDLGPGTWFKDGVKLTAQDGVIFKQDGLVHSLFIARVQGTQAGRYTFVAGDQQSEATLTVQDSPIIAPDVTEKLREPLVVKAGKPVTVKIPFQSHLPVQAAWRKDGAKVVGSDDKEAQVDLGDRYTRLCLPSTGRKDSGQYSVTLRSEGGSVQAELTLKVIDKPDSPQGPMEVQDCQRAGVCLRWRPPRDDGGQPVECYVVERRQAGRSTWLKVGEALADSTTFTDAHVEPGRKYAFRVRAVTSEGAGEALESEETLVAPEALPKAPSAPAILSASSQGITLTWTAPRGPGSAYILGYLIERRKKGSNTWTAVNDQPVPERRWTVADLRQGCQYEFRVTAVAPPGPGEPGPPSDAVFARDPMRPPGPVRNLQVTDTSNTSITLSWAGPDTKDGDEAQGYVVELCGSDDLQWLPCHAGTVPVTTYTAKGLRPGEGYFVRVTAVNEGGQSQPTALDTLVQAMPVTVCPKFLVDSSTKDLLTVKVGDTVRVPISFEAVPMPEVTWLKDGLPLPKRSVTVTKDGLTQLLIPVAGLSDSGLYTVVLRTLQGKEVAHSFRIRVAVCPQAPGPIHLQENVPGTVTAEWEPSPDEARGVPLHYTVFTRSSAHGPWREAADRIHTNRFTLLGVLPGHEYHFRVVAKNELGASKPSYTSQPWCIPRQRDRFTVKAQSYREPDLSQKPRFLVGLRSHLLPQGCECCMSCAVQGSPRPHVTWFKNNRSLEGNPAVYSTDLMGVCSLTIPSVSLKDSGEYKAVAENTLGQAVSTATLIVIEPSA comes from the exons GGAAAAATGCTATCTTTCGGGCTGTGGTCTGTGGGGAGCCCAGGCCCGAGGTGCATTGGCAGAACTCCAAAGGTGACCTCAGTGACTCCAGCAAGTACAAGATCTCCTCCAGCCCTGGCAGCAAGGAGCACGTGCTGCAG ATCAACAAGCTGACAGGTGAGGACACGGATCTGTACCGCTGCACAGCAGTAAACATGTACGGAGAGGCCACGTGCTCAGCGAGACTCACCGTCATTGAAG TTGGCTTTCGGAAGAATCGGAAGAGACACAAGGAACCACAGGAAG ACCTCAGGAAGGAGCTGATGGACTTCCGGAAGTTGCTGAAAAAGAG GGCCCCACCAGCCCCTGAGAAAAAGATAGACCTTGAGCAGGTATGGCAGCTGCTGATGACGGCAGACAGGAAGGACTACGAACAGATCTGCATGAAGTATGGCATCGTCGACTACCGTGGCATGCTGCGCAAGCTACAGGAGAtgaagaaggagcaggaggacaAGATGGCACAG TACATCAACGCCATCTCCAGCTTAAGACACATCAGGGTCACCAAGGATGGGATTGCAAAGTTTGACCTGGAGCTGGATCTCAAGGATTCTCAGAGCAAGATTTACCTGTATAAG GATGGTGAGATGATCCCCTATGGCTTCAACAACCAGACCAAGCACTGCCTGCGCCGGCTGGGAAAGCGTTATGAGTTCCAGATCCAAGACTTGAGGCCTGAGGACTCTGGCATTTACCAGGTCAAGGTGAAGGATGCTGTGGTCTTCTCCACAGAACTGGAGGCCAGTG CCATACCCCCAAGAGTGGTGGTCCCACTGGCGGAGACCCACTGTGAGGAGCACGGTGACGCAGTCTTCGAATGTACCTTCTCCAGCCCCTGCCCTAGTGCAGCCTGGCATTTCCGGCACCGGCTACTCCACCCCAGTGACAAATATGAAGTGTTTGTGTCCCCCGACGGGCTGACCCACCGGCTGGTGGTGAGGGGCGCCCATTTCTCAGACATGGGCCCCTACTCGCTGGGCACTGGGCTCTACACTTCCAGCGCCTGGCTGGTGGTTGAAG CTGGGAAGGATAAAGACCTTCAGTCCACAAGTGCTGACCACCAACTACAGAGGCAAGGAGCCCAGGCCTCAGGAGCAGAAGAGTCTGGGAGCATCAACAGCCAGGGAGAGAAATTCAGAGAGCAGGACCCCAGTGGGGGCTCCCTTGAGGGGGCAGGGATGGCTTCTGGGTTCCAGCACATAGCCAGCCCAGACAGGGATGGCCTTGGCAGACATGGCTACTCCTTGATGGAAGACAAGGGGGCAGCTGTCTCAGCCTGGGGCCCTGGACAGGAAGGCGAAGGCTTTCTAGAAGCAGAGGGAAGCGGAGTCACTCTTCCCAGGGAAAGTCAATCTGGCAGAGAGGGAGGCTGGGCTGAAAGCCTTGCAGAGAGGCCCTATCTACAGGGAGGGAGCTCAGAGTCAGGGTTGGGCCTCCCAGAAAAACGACAGCAAGATCATGGCAGAGACAGCAATGGTGATGAATGCTGGAGGACagcaggaggctgggaggctgggtcCAGTCCGCTCCAGGCTGGAGGACTGGGGAGCAGCAGGGAAGGAAAGGAGCACAGAGGGGATAGTGGAAGACAACTGGATAGGCATGCCCCGGAGCAACTGTGGGATGCTCAACTGAGACCTGGGAGAGGAAAGAGTGACATGCAGGGCTACCAGTCTGATCCTGTAGGGTCCTGGCCAAGAGGAAAGCAGATAAAGATTTCACAGGGTGACAGCTTGGCTGAGATGGACAGAGGGGATGCTCCAAGtagggaaagaaggagaggagtAGTAGTGTGGGGTAGTGGGACTGGCCTGGGAGAAGCTGGAGACAGCAATGGGGCGGGAGGTCCTGGCACCCTGGAGTTTACTGGAGGAAGAGGTTCTGGCTCCAAGGCAGGTATGGGCCCTGAATCCTGGGATTCTCAGGGAGGTAGAGATACTGACTCTGGGGAAGCCTGGGGCTACTGGGGGTCAGGAGAGTTTCTAGGACAGACACTTGGAGACAAGGACTTCCAGGAACCATCAATATCAGGTGGTAGAAAATTCCGTCTGGGAGATGGGAGTCCTGAGATCAAAGCGGAAGACTCACTGCAGGAGGCAGATGGTCTGTGCAGGGGGGAATCTGTAGTTGGAGGAAGTGTCTATAAAACTggccctggaggcccaggagacCCCAGAGGCTGCGAAGGTGGCCTACAGAAGCTCAGGGGAAGGGATGACCAGGAAAGAGCTTGGGCCTCAGGTGAGATAGGGGATGACCCCAGAAGCTTCCAGTCTTCCCAGGAGTGGACAGCAGGTCACAGAGCAGCAGGGAGTGTTGGCAGAATAGAATCTAAGGGCACAAGTCCTTGGGATGACACACCATCTAGCCTCAGAAAAACTGGAGCCCACTATGGGTCTGGAGTGCTGGGACCCAGTGGAGGGCAAGAGGGTATGGGTGGTACCCAGGTGGCTGGACTGACAGAGTCTGGTCAGGGGGTGGATGCCAGAAGCCGTGGGCTAAGTAGGTCTCCAGGCCTGGGTGCTCAGGGATCTGGGGGGATACTAGGAGATACGGAAGGATTAAGAGGTCCTGGGTCAATAGGGTCTGAACCAGATTTCTGGAATGGGTCAGGGAGCTCCAGAGTAAAAGGACCCAGAGGCTATAAGGATGACTTGGAAGGTCCTGGGAGAATGGAATCTAGGTACGAGGGTGGCTTAGGATATTCTAGGGGAATAGGCCCTAAAAGCGGGGCTGGTTATAGCTATGGCTCAGGGGTTCCAGGAGAAATGGGGTCTGGCCATGGTGCTGGTTGTAGAGTTTCCCCTAGGGCACCTGCAGGAATGGAGTCTGAGGAAGGGGGTGCATACAGGAATGGCTCTGGGGTGCCTGGGGGAGTGTGGTCAGGAAATGAAGAATCTGGCCCTGCAGGAGGAGGGTCTGGGAGAATTGCCAGTCTTAAGAATGGCTCAGGTGGTCCTGATGGAGCACCCGTGGATGACATCAGGAATTGGGCCTCTGCACGCCAGGGCGGCATGGGCCCTAGGGGAGGGCACCATTCAGATGGCGGCCTAGGGAGTCCTGAGATGACGGGGTCTGTGGGTAGAGGTGGTCTCAAGGCCCCTGGAGTAGTGGAGACTGTTGGGATGGGATGTGTGGAAGCAGAACCAGAGAGCTCTGGAAGAATAAGGCCTTGGAGTCAGACTGGCTTCAGAGCCTCAGAGGCCCTGGGGGCCTTTGGAGAAGGAGGCTATGAAGATGGCTCTGGGGGTCCAGAAGCCATGGAACCAGGGCCTCTGAGGGCAGGGAGCAAAGTGGGTGAGGGGGATGGGACAAGATGCCCTGGTGCTAGGGCCTGTGGAGCTGGAGCTCGTTACAGGGATGATCCCAGGCACCCTGAGGCACTCGCACCTCACACCGGGGCTGCTTCTGAGAGCCAGTGGGCTTATGGCGCTGGCAATGTGCTGGGTTATGAGGATGGATCAGAACTGCCAGGGCCTCAGGGAACTGGGGTCAGAACAGCCTATGGAGGAGGGTCAAGGGGCCTTGGGCCTAGGAGTACAGGACCAGGGGGTGAGGCAGGCTTTAGAGAGAGTTCAGGGGACCTCCAAGGAATGGGATCAGCAGATGGGCCGGGTTGTAGGAAGGGTATTGGGGGTTCGGGGGAAATGGGGTCAGTGGATAAGGAAGGTTACAGGGAAGATTTGGGGACTCCTGAGAATACGGGTTCGGGGAGCAAGGCTGCTTATAGGGATGGTGTAGGGGGTTCTGGGGCAATGGGGTCAACGGATGAAGCAGATTATAGGAGAGATTTAGGGGCTCCTGAAGGAATAAGTTCAGGGAGCAAGGCAGATTATAGGGGTGGTTTACAGGGTTCCAAGGAAATGGGTTCAGAGAGCAATGCAGATTATAGGGGTGGTTTAAAGGGTTCCAGGGAAATGGGGCCAATGGATGAAGCAGATTATAGGAAAGATTTGGGGGTTCCTGAGGGAATGGGTGCAGATTATAGGGGTGGCTTAAGGGGTCCTGGGGAGATGGGGTCAGTGGATGAGTCAGGTCATAGGAATGGGACTGGAGGTTATGGGGAAATGGGGTTGGGTTATAGGGAGGATGTGGGGGCTCCTGAGGGAATGGGCACAGGGAGCAAGGCAGGTTATAGCGATGGCTTAAGGGGTTCTGGAGAAATGAGGTCAATGGATGAGGCAGGTTATAGGAAAAATTTGGGAGCTCCTGAGGGAATGGATTCAGGGAGCAAGGCAG GTTACAGGGGTGGTTTAAGGGGTTCTGGGAAAATGGGGTTAATTGATGAGTCAGGCTCTAGGAAAGATTTGGGGGTTCCTAAGGGAGTGGGTTCAGGGAGTAAGGAAGGTTTTAGGGATGGTTTAGGGGGTTCTGGGAAAATGCCGTCAGTGGATGAGGCAGGCTACAGGAAGGATTTGGGGGTTTCTGAGGGAGTGGGTTCAGGGAGTAAGGCAGGTTTTAGGGATGGTTTAGGGGGTTCTGGGGAAATGGGGTCAGTGGATGAGGCAGGCTACAGGAAGGATTTGGGGGCTCCTGAGGGAATGGGCACAGGGAGCAAGGCAGGTTACAGGGGTGGTTTAAGGGGTTCTGGGAAAATGGGGTTAATTGATGAGTCAGGCTCTAGGAAAGATTTGGGGGTTCCTAAGGGAGTGGGTTCAGGGAGTAAGGAAGGTTTTAGGGATGGTTTAGGGGGTTCTGGGAAAATGGGGTCAGTGGATGAGGCAGGCTACAGGAAGGATTTGGGGGTTTCTGAGGGAATGGATTCAGGGAGCAAGGCAGGTTACAGGGGTGGTTTAAGGGGTTCTGGGAAAATTGGGCTAATTGATGAGGCAGGCTCTAGGAAAGATTTGGGAGTTTCTGAGGAAGTGGGTTCAGGGAGTAAGGAAGGTTTTAGGGATGGTTTAGGGGGTTCTGGGGAAATGGGGTCAGTGGATGAGGCAGGTTATAGAAAGGATTTGGGGGCTCCTAAGGGAGTGGGTTCAGGGAGTAAGGAAGGTTTTAGGGATGGTTTAGGGGGTTCTGGGGAAATGGGGTCAGTGGATGAGGCAGGTTATAGAAAGGATTTGGGAGCTCCTGAGGGAATGGATTCAGGGAGTTATACAGATTACAGGAATGGTCTAGGCAGTTCTGGAAAAATTAgttcaggaggtgaggcaggttATAAGAATGTTTTAGGGGGTTCTGGGAGGATTCCATTAGGGAGTGAGGCAGGCTCTAGGGGTAGTTTGGAGGATTCTGGGTACATTTTGTCAAGGAGTGAGGCAGGTTGTGGGCAAGGCTTTGGGGGAACTGGTGGCATGGGGTCAGGGAGTGAGGTCAGTTATAGGGGAGGCTCAGGAGGATCTGGGGAAATGGGGCCAGAGGGTGAGATGGGTTATGGAGGTGGTTCAGGGAGGCTTGGAGTACCAGGCTCACTAGCTGGAATAGGACATGAGGCTGGACCCAGAGGCCACAAAGCCATGGGGCACAGGTCAGGATATTGGGTAGCATCAGAGGGTGGCACGAGCTGCAAGGATGGTCCAGAGCGAGCCAGGGAAACAGGGCTTGTGGATGGGGCAGGACCTGGGGTGGAACCTGGGATGGCTGGAATGCTGGGCACTGCAGGTGGCATGGCACAGAGAGACAGCCCCAGGGGCCCAGGGGTGCTGGGGTCTCAGGGAGGGCCACAGACTCTTTCAGATGAGAGAGGCTCCACCAAAGATCTTGGGGGCTATGGAACCTCAGGGATCCCTGAGGCCTTGGAGGCTGCTGGTGACGAGGGAAAACCAGATGTCAAAGAATGGCAAGATAGTTCTGGGACTCCAGGGTCTTTTAGGGACAGAGGGGCTCCCAGGGCAAAGGATAGGTCTCCAGACCAAGCAGGGATCATGGGGTCTTCTGGGTTTCTTGATGGCAAGGGGGCAGTAGAAGGTGAAACCTGGGCAGGAATGGCTGCTTTGGGGTCTGGACATGAACAGGACATCTGGAAAGCAGGCCCAGGAATGACAGACAGGGGTAGAGTTGCTGGCCAGGGGAGATTGGCATCTCAGGCAGGCGGGGACTCActtttgggaggcagaaggatAGGCTCAAGGAGCTCAGCGGGGACAGGCCAGGATCTGGACAGCAGCTCTATGCCTGGGGAAAGGGGCAAGTCAACATCAGGGCCTGCTGATGGACTAGGAATGAGCAATGCCTGGGCTCCTGACTGGGAAAACCAGGGGTTTAGCCGAGGCAGCGTAGGTGCTGGGAAGCAGCCCGCAGGCTCCAGAGCTTCCGGTTCTCTGCAGGAAAAAGATGCCGCTTTTGGTGGGATCCATGAAGGGCCAGGGGGCTTAAAGGGCAGGGAGGGTGCACCAGGCCAAGAGGTGGCTGGTGGATGCCGAAGCCCATGGTCCCTGGATAGCAAAGGTTCAAGTCGTGGAAGGGGCAGTTCTGGTGGTGCAGAGGACTCAGGTATCCTGGGCAAGGGGAATTCTACTGAGCGGGGAAATGCTGTCATCCCAAAACCTGGGGAGTCAGGACCTCAGGGAGCCTGGAATGGCTTAGATGGTCCCTTTGGCAGAAGAGCCTCTGGAGATAGGTCAGGAGGGACCCAGGACCTGAGCTCTCAGCTAGGCAAGggacagagaggaggaaagaggtcCCTCGGGGAACAGGGGTccctggaggctgaggatggTGAGGTCCAGGATCCTGGGGCCCTAAAGGAGGATGAGGTACAGGGAGTGGAAGAGGCTGGGAGGTCAGGCAGGAGGCCTGGCTCACTTAGGAGCAGGTCTCAGGCACAgtcaggggctgaggtgggaggaggaaagagaaggggagtGGATGAGGCTGGAAGCATGGGATGGCAGTCTATGGGGGAGAACCGGGGGTGCCTGGAGGAGATGCTGAGTGAAGATCAGAGCCGGGAGCCCCCCAGTCACCTTGGTAGCAGGAGAGGTGGCAAAGATGACAGTTTGGACATCTATGGAGAGAGGAGAGATGCTACCCAGAGTTCCACATCCAGATATAAGCCTGGCACTGGCAGTTTCTCCAAGGAGGCCCGAG GCCACTTCTCCCAGGGCCTGGCTGACATGAAGGTGCAGCAGGGGGAGGCTGCCACACTCTCCTGTATCCTCACCAGTGACCTGGGACCCGGCACCTGGTTTAAGGATGGCGTCAAG CTCACCGCCCAGGATGGAGTCATCTTTAAGCAAGATGGTCTCGTGCACAGCCTCTTCATCGCGCGCGTGCAGGGGACCCAAGCCGGGAGGTACACCTTTGTAGCTGGTGACCAGCAGAGTGAGGCCACTCTGACCGTCCAGG ATTCCCCTATCATTGCTCCAGATGTGACAGAGAAACTGAGAGAGCCACTGGTGGTCAAGGCTGGGAAGCCAGTGACAGTGAAGATCCCCTTCCAGAGCCACCTCCCCGTTCAGGCTGCCTGGAGAAAGGACGGGGCCAAGGTGGTGGGCAGTGATGACAAGGAGGCCCAGGTGGACCTGGGGGACCGCTACACGCGGCTGTGCCTCCCCAGCACAGGCAGGAAGGACAGTGGCCAGTACAGTGTGACGCTGAGGAGTGAGGGAGGCTCTGTGCAGGCCGAGCTCACCCTGAAAGTCATAG ACAAGCCTGATTCCCCACAAGGCCCCATGGAGGTTCAGGATTGCCAGAGGGCTGGTGTCTGCCTCCGCTGGCGGCCCCCAAGGGATGATGGGGGCCAGCCTGTAGAGTGCTACGTGGTGGAGAGACGGCAGGCTGGCAGGAGCACTTGGCTGAAGGTGGGCGAGGCCCTCGCTGACAGCACCACCTTCACGGATGCCCATGTGGAGCCAGGCAGGAAGTATGCCTTCCGAGTGCGGGCTGTGACCTCGGAGGGGGCTGGCGAGGCCCTGGAGTCTGAGGAGACATTGGTGGCTCCTGAGG CTCTCCCCAAGGCCCCTTCCGCGCCAGCCATCCTGTCAGCCTCCAGCCAGGGCATCACACTGACATGGACGGCACCTAGGGGCCCTGGCAGTGCCTACATCCTGGGCTACCTGATCGAGAGGCGTAAGAAGGGGAGCAACACCTGGACAGCAGTGAACGACCAGCCGGTGCCTG AGAGGAGGTGGACGGTGGCGGACCTGCGGCAGGGCTGTCAGTACGAGTTCCGGGTCACAGCTGTGGCTCCCCCAGGCCCTGGAGAGCCTGGACCCCCATCAGATGCCGTCTTTGCTCGGGACCCCATGA GACCCCCTGGGCCGGTGAGGAATCTCCAAGTCACAGACACATCGAACACCAGCATCACTCTGAGCTGGGCTGGGCCAGACACCAAGGACGGGGACGAAGCCCAGGGGTATGTGGTGGAGCTGTGTGGCTCAGACGATCTCCAGTGGCTCCCGTGCCATGCGGGCACCGTGCCAGTCACCACCTACACGGCCAAGGGCCTTCGGCCTGGAGAGGGCTACTTTGTGCGAGTGACAGCAGTTAATGAAGGAGGTCAGAGCCAGCCCACTGCCCTGGACACATTAGTGCAAGCCATGCCTGTTACTG TCTGTCCTAAGTTCCTTGTGGACTCCAGCACCAAGGACTTGCTGACGGTCAAGGTCGGGGACACTGTTCGTGTGCCCATCTCCTTTGAA gCCGTGCCCATGCCTGAGGTGACCTGGCTGAAGGACGGCTTGCCCTTGCCCAAAAGAAGTGTGACCGTCACTAAGGATGGCCTCACCCAGCTTCTGATCCCTGTGGCTGGCCTCTCGGACAGTGGTCTCTACACTGTAGTGCTGAGGACCCTGCAGGGGAAGGAGGTTGCCCACAGCTTCCGTATCAGGGTGGCAG TATGTCCGCAGGCACCTGGGCCCATCCACCTGCAGGAGAACGTGCCTGGGACGGTGACGGCTGAGTGGGAGCCCTCTCCGGACGAGGCCCGGGGTGTCCCGCTACACTATACAGTGTTCACACGCTCCTCGGCACATGGCCCCTGGCGCGAGGCAGCCGACCGCATCCACACCAACCGCTTCACCCTCCTGGGCGTCCTCCCTGGCCACGAGTACCACTTCAGGGTGGTGGCCAAGAATGAGCTGGGGGCCAGCAAACCCTCGTACACCAGCCAGCCCTGGTGCATCCCCCGGCAGCGTG ACAGGTTCACAGTGAAGGCTCAGAGCTACCGGGAGCCCGACCTGAGCCAGAAGCCCCGGTTCCTGGTGGGCCTGCGGTCCCATCTCCTGCCCCAAGGCTGCGAGTGCTGCATGAGCTGCGCCGTGCAGGGCTCGCCCCGGCCCCACGTCACCTGGTTCAAGAACAACCGCAGCCTGGAAGGAAACCCCGCGGTGTACAGCACTGACCTGATGGGCGTGTGCTCCCTCACCATCCCCAGTGtatccctgaaggacagcggCGAGTACAAGGCTGTGGCTGAGAACACGCTGGGCCAGGCAGTCAGTACTGCCACCCTCATTGTCATAG AACCCAGCGCCTAG